DNA from Acipenser ruthenus chromosome 23, fAciRut3.2 maternal haplotype, whole genome shotgun sequence:
TTCTTATAAAACATTTATGCCACGGTCTTTGACAGACAGCAACCCACCTGTGCCAAAACAGCAAACCCAATGTACAAATTtgaccatcatcatcatcatcatcaatcatCCGACAAATAATTTGACGTGGTTATCTAGACTCATCTAGTCTTGACTGCTGATTTAACTTGCATGCAATCCAAAAGGCACCTATTGTTGACTGTCAGGCCATGGGTTTGCATTTTCTGTACACACATTGTCCATTACATAAACAGTAAGCTTCTACTTTTTATATACTTAgtactactactacaaaaaaaaaaaaaaatcaggtatatactgtacatggttACCCCACTAAATATTACTCTTTTAGCTCCAAAAAGAAATTAATCAGCCAAGGAGCTACACAACAGTTATAAAAGCATgtgtcatttttacatacattaacTACTTCACTcctacacattttctttttggTAGATctgtagacaaaaaataaaaacaacaaaataaaaaatatctgccTTCTGCAGACTACAGCATTGCTTACTATCACCAAGACAAACAGCTCTTCAGTGCGTCCGTTTTTCTCGTTCTCTTGACATGGGCCAGCACCAATTTGCCTTTTATTTCCATCACAGACGGAGGatgatttatatatttgtacAAATTAGtgtgcagaaaaaaagagagaaaccaaagtagaaaaaaagaaataagacaAGAAAAAAGGCTCAAAATATTAAGAGTtagttactatttttttttcagttttccacAGGTGTTGGGCTCTGCAGAGGCTGGCTGACGATCACCTGCACTACATAGTCCTTGGAGATTTTCAGTTCCTCGAGTTTCATTTTATCTGTCAGAGGCCGGCCAGAAAAGAACCACCGCTGGCTGCCAGGCTCCACCCCCTCCTCGGAGTGCAGTCGTCGCTTCATGTGGTGGACAGAGTCCGTGCTGCGAACGGGCAGTTTGAGGTCCTTGCCCGTGGACAGACGCAGACGGAGCTGGCACTCGTGGCCGGAGTTGGGGGGTGGGTCAGGGATGTCCAGAATCTCAAGGTCGCTCTTCTCTTCAATCATGTTGATGGGAGGAGCCAGGCAGTAGACTGGCAGCTGGTATCTGTTGCCCAGTTCATCATAGCATTCAGTAAGGGCACCTAATCAGACAAAGTAAAAATAGAATTAATTTAAAGTAACCAGCTATTGAGTAGGGCTGGATAATGATCATATTTTGgtacaataaataatcaagattataaacaaaaaaaaatcgtTATCACAGTAAattgattattgttccaaccctccTATTAATTTACCCCTGAACTcgcacaaaataaatattttgcatatattttaacCATACAATACATTCTAGAATTCTACATTGGTGGAAAGGAATACCATTCTTGTAATACAGTCAGcaacacttattcttcattcctTTTCATTTCATATAGAAATAAACATCAATTCactttgtttaggaataaaaaacaaaacatacaattgactcattttaaatgatctatttaacatttaaatcagAATGCAATTccattctttttcatttataaAGCAATAAAGTGTGACGggtcgtctcaaatgcctctcgttgaATTAGGACAGCCACTTATTTCGGGGTATTTTCACTTCTCCCGAGCTGCCCCGATAAAGTGGTGCCGACTGTAATGTGAACTATACAGAGAGCTAGAGGAGCATTGATTTTCTGTTGTGTAGAAACAGATCTGCCACTAGGTGGAATAAAAGTATGTTAAAACACATCCCGCAAAATGAGAGCAGCCAGGGACTGGAACAATACTGGAGTCCTGCTTTTCAGTTATCAGTCAGTGTGTTACTGCAAGATTCAAAAACAGAAAGCTTGATCAAGCTTGCTGACTGCTTAACGGTAGCACCACACAGCCCTACCTACACAGCTATCATACAGATATATGTTTATCTGAAAACATTTTCAGGATTACTTATCCGCATGATGCATTCTTACCTTTGTAAAACTATTTGAAAAACACTTGAGGATTACCTGCATTTTAGACACCTAACATTTTTTAtgaaatgaagaagaaaaatatatatggcAATGGTTAGAATTAAATTATAGTGCACATGTTTTAGACAAAATTAATTGCTACATATgtattctccccccccccccccccccatatatgcAGATTTTTGGTATGCCACAGTATGTGTAGTCCAGCTCTATTTTGTTCTTTGTTCATTAGCCCAACCCTTTTTTTGGCAGTTCAAGTGAAGCCAGACGGTCTGGTCTTGGCTCAAGCTTCTACAATTCGCCCACCTTAACTCCCACAACATGGCACGTTCATCGACTGCCAACTGGTGTGAGAAGCAATTCATCCTTTCCAAGAAATGCAATTGGTAAAATGTTTGAATTTGGTCTACTGTAAAAACAGTTGTCAGATTTATATACATGGAGTTGAATAGCATATAaatgtgttaaaatgtttcaTCTTTATGTGAGAATAGTAATTAAAAGAAGGAAACAGCAATTATTTAATATAAGAAGTACTGCAAAATGACAAAATTAGCGTTGGTTTTCCAGTTTCATTGCATTTTGTGATACAGTATGTTCAGAGTAACCAGGCATCCACAATCCTGCCCCTTTAAATATCAGATACATTTTTGCTTCTAAAAAATTATGGCATGATCATGACACATAAAGGTATCTCATGATTCAACACACAGTACAATTTGGAGGTATTCCTAATACAGTGGCCATATCTTGCCCAAGGCTTCATCACAGATAATTAACTCAGTCAGCTGAGAGAATAGTTGTGAAATCagaataaaacaataacacaggaCTGGAACACATGTGCTTTAACCATCTCCATGAGAAAACGGACCCTTGTACATcagtacatttaaacaatatacacTGCATCAGCATTTATGTGCACTGTTTGCTAATACCCAGGATATACAGCTGAatgtaaagcaaatgttttaagCGATTATTAAGATGGCTATTCTAATTCCAGTTTACCAATacggtggaggggggggggcggggcggAACGGCCTCAGACACCTGAGAAgagtattattaaaatactggGGAACTTTATCCTTctcatttgtatgtttttattatctATTTCCTCCACTaatttttctgtgaaacaaaatTCTGTCAGTacataaaagtttaaaaaacagtaaTTCAGCCATTGTCTTAAATTCTAAAGGATCGCATTACACATAGCATTTGACAGCTGACGGCATCTTACAGTTATCTAAGGAGTTTGTTCAAGAAGGTTACCAAGTATTTACCAACAGTATTTGTCTAAATTCAGATTTGTCAATATTTAGAACTGTGCCAAATGCATGCATGCACGCTTATTAAGAACAAAGGAGCTCTTTGATGGACTGCCAATGGGGAAGCTTAAAAATCGCAGTATATGGGGAAGTTATAGAGACTTCACAACACAACTCTCAGGGCTCGAAATTAGAACCGGTCTGCCAGCCTACTCTTGGGCAGGGACACAATACTGCATGTCACACGCCAATATGCTGTTCTGGTTCATTTAATTTTTTGCCGCCTGACATACACAGCAAGTACCCTAGTATTTTAAAAGGTAACCAAGAAATAAACAACCCACCATTTACTTTACACTCTGACCCTTCAAGCAGCTTTTATAGAAAAAAAGAGTAAacataattgttttgaaaacacaCCTAAGGAATACCAGCAGCAGAACTAGAAGAGTTGGTCAGGAAATTGTTGTTGTAAGAAATGACAGAGGAAAGACAGATACATGTTGCACCAGGTACTGCAAGCTGGTGCAAGGTCAAGTTCGGCAAATATTTACAGTGATAATGTGTTGATGCATAATAACTTGTTTACTTGTGTATTCCGCAGACCAGCTGCATTACATGACGGGTCCACAAAAACAATCAATGTGTGAAAACATAACAGAACTGCTCATGGCTTTCCACACACTAACTTTGGTACCCACGCAAGACTGTCACTTTTCTGTCAATCCTACTCAATACCTGCACTTTTAAAAGTGAGATTATTCTGCTTAAAGTGCAGCAGGTTGATCTGAAAGGCATTTGCTTTAAAAGTACAAAACTTAATctacttaatttttttaacattttatctaAAATGACAATGTAGTACATACTGGACCAGTAGAAATAGTATTCCCATTATGTTTCTTGTCCAAAGAACAGGTAAGGGACTGTATCATTACTGTACCACAATGAAATAATCGCTAGACAAATAAAAGGTAGTAAAATCTAATGGGAACAGTTACAGGGCAACAGTTACCAAGGTTCGTTAAGCAACGTTGCAAAGAAAAGCACAGCAATGGAGTCTAAAACATTACAGGAATGGTACAGCAAAAGTTTTTGTCCTTTTTGCTATGTAAAAGTAAGTCAAAGAAACAACCAGTACCTACAGTACATGCTGCCTCCTGTGAATCTGGATATGCTGCATGGTTGGTCAAGAGGACTCTTTAGAAAGTTCTGTCCAACCCACCAGCAAAAAATGACTCTGGGTCATTATTAATTGACAGGTAAGGAAACTTGATGCATGTCTGCCTAACTGGGAGCAGTGGTTTGAATCCTCTTGTTGCAGCAGGTACTTAAGGCTTTTGCAGGACACTGCACACATACTGCCCTGTCAAGTCAGACAGGCAACCGACAAACCAACCAGCCAGTCACTTGGACAGCCTGTGACCGGGTCTGTCGTCTACCTACAACAGGGAGTCAGCCACTAGACAGTCTGTAACCCTGTCACTAATATCTATTCTACAGTCTTCTTGTCAGTCACTCTGTAGGATGGGTCAACTGGCCACAAAAGCTGCCACGCTCGAGTGGCATATATCTGGAATGCACAAAAATGTGTCTCAATgccctgtttatttattgttatctCCAAGGGCAAGTTACAGTACAGACTCTCAATTCTGGTTTTAGTTCACAATTCTGGACTTCAAAAGACACCGAGGAAACACTAGCAGGCATTCCAAAGCGAGTCAGTATGCATGCATTTATGTTcctctttttatataaaaaggacAACCATTCTATACAAACTGTAACTGTATATaggaacacaataaataaataaataaataaaacaaatgtaataaaatatcacacacacacacatgcctgaATCCATGCAAACTATACTGAATCGTGGATTATCTGCTAACCACATGCTAGAAACTATTTTGAAAAATCCATACAATAAATCAAGTGGTGGAGACTTAATTATTAACCAAAGCTTCACACCCCTCCTGACAAAAAGCAGCTGTGCAGTTTGTCACCACCGCAGGATGTTCTCACAGAAAAGTTGGCTGCATCATCCACTTTCCCCTCGTGGATTTCATCCAGTATCATTCAGGGTTCCCACTCTCAAGACAAAAGCAGATATAAGAACACATTCAATGCAATGGCTTTCTTGCTACTACCTAGACAATCAATACGCTGGATGTTTCAGGGACAGGAGTCTGTTTTAAAAGCCAGGCAGCACCACTGGAGCTGCCTCTTATTGATCAAGTCTATACCTCTTCCTTTTGTACCGAAGTGCTGACATGTACTTGCTCACCTGGAGTGCTGAACCCCCTCCATTGAAGCCATAAAAGCCAGTCACTGGGACTCATAACTTACACATTCTGTAATGAAATCTATTAAACAAAAGACTGCACAAAAATGAGAACAGATGCGATTAAAACAACTGCTGATCAAAGTACTACATCATGGTCATTTCTGCCCAATTTGAGAACAACTAAACCGTTGTTATCCATAGACTCCTTAATGCATGTCTTAGCATTTTTAGTTTGAATTAAGACATGCATAACATCTGATTTTCAAGTGTCAGTTTAAGGCTTGCTTTCATACTCTCTGTGCAGTATAGCACAGTTAGCATGGGCAAAGTAAAACGCCAATGTGAAACTCTAAACCACTATCTTCCAAAAGTGATCATTTATTGATATTACAATGTTCTGGATGCTGCGTGGTGTTGGGCAGTAGTTGTAAAGATCAGCCAGTTAGGAACATACAGTTAAACTAACCTCTTGGAGACCGACATGAGAGCACTGCAGAACTTCACACAGGCCCAGACTTGTGGCTGGTCCTGTCACAGCCAGGGACGGAGCTTTGGTTAATGGGAAGAAGGAATAGTGCTTCTGTATCAGCTGGTGTTGGAATCACCAACAGTCCATTCATTTAATATTAAAGCAGCCAATGCTGGGACGATATAACCTAAATGTAggggcattttcaacacaacttcATAAGGGAGAGTGTAACATTAGATACTGGACCATTCCATGAAAATTGCATGTTTGGTAAACTGATATATCAGAGTAATGGCAAACCAAAGATGTTTGCGGTGATTGGCCTATCCTAAAGATGAACtctatacataaaataaataaaactaaattgttgttttttttattacagtagaaATGTTATTTTCATAGAATTATCTTAAACTACATAATATGATGGTGGAACCCTCGTTCACTTCTGTAATTCCTAAAAATCTTTTAGTGTCATCTAtgcatttatatttgtatgttcACTACCACTATGTATGTTTTAATTACCTTGGGTGTCAAACCATTCGTTTTTAAATGAGGTAGCGTATGGAAGCAATACTGTCTAACCCAGTTTTACTTCATGCAGTACGAGACAGTGCGAGTGCTCGATGATATACACTTATCATACATTATGCATCCCTCAGACTCTGAAAACAGGTTAAATATGCAGTATTTACCTGGACTCTAACTGCCTGTTTTCCTGTATTTCTGTTACACACTGAAGGCTCTGGTTACTTTGTATTCATCTTTAATGGGCCTGGTTTAGGTTTGTCTTGTGATGTGCAACACAGACACTGCAGGAAAGATTATTCTGCATTATGTCAGTTTTACTGCATTTTCAATTTGGACTGAAAACTACAAATATTTAATCCTAAAAACTCTCGGGAGATTAAATGTATCCACAAATATAACACACTCAACTAATTAACGATTAAATAAAGACAAATCTTATCCAGTGCCAAGTACACAATTCCTtgcctaaaaaaacaacaatatgacACCCAGTTCTAAATGCAGGTAAAACTGTAAGAGAGTGACGTTTGTATGTAAAGACAGACTTCAGGCATCACCTTATGATCATTATTTTCATTGTAACTAACGTGTGCTAAATAACCAAATTTAATCACAACTGAAAAGGAGTTTCTCTAGATACTGCATGTGTAAAACTCTAAAGTGTAACATAAAGCAAATACCGTTGCCTCAACTATATCTCCTTCACTGGGGACATGTATGCCTAATAGAGATAAAGAGAGACACCCTGAGAAATCCAGGATACTAAATGCAATACAGTATATGGCTGAACCTGGGTCACAGGTTGGTATCCATTAATGAATCCACTTTTCACAATAGCTCACCTTCTGATTTGCTCCTCTGTTTACTACATTGCAGTACAGTAGCTTCTCTTCTGTAATAAAGATGGATTTTTCAATTTGAACTTGCAAGTTGCCGACTGTCTTTTATTGATCCTAGCCAGTGCCCAAAAAGCTTTTTCAATATCTATTTTAAAGTCTTGTGGTTATTTTATATTGATGTGGCAGTATGGGTTTCAGTCAGGGTTTTAGTtgctttacaaatgcattttcttCCCTGAAGTACAGTAGACTATAAAAATCCAATCACATGAAGACTTGGGAAACATACAGCATTTAGAAACCAAGCTTTTGCAACACTTTGTTAAGAGATGGTGTTACATCCTTTCAAAACTAGGCATGTTAGCACATGTACTGTACCTTATTAGATTTAGAAAAGAAATCAAAacggtaaaaaacaaaaaaaaacaaagaaagagccCGGTTGTTTAGTGGTGGGACTGCCTCAACTGTCAAAGGGCAAAC
Protein-coding regions in this window:
- the LOC117413483 gene encoding ubiquitin domain-containing protein 2; protein product: MGGCVGSHHDSSGSLNENSDGTGVALGRNQPLKKEKPKWKSDYPMTDGQLRSKRDEFWDTAPAFEGRKEIWDALKAAAHAFESNDQELAQAIIDGANITLPHGALTECYDELGNRYQLPVYCLAPPINMIEEKSDLEILDIPDPPPNSGHECQLRLRLSTGKDLKLPVRSTDSVHHMKRRLHSEEGVEPGSQRWFFSGRPLTDKMKLEELKISKDYVVQVIVSQPLQSPTPVEN